Proteins encoded within one genomic window of Eleutherodactylus coqui strain aEleCoq1 chromosome 1, aEleCoq1.hap1, whole genome shotgun sequence:
- the XNDC1N gene encoding protein XNDC1N isoform X2 — MCGASGRAASRWFLRMAPVRIRHIVSFSSQDPRHPAENLLMEDGVQPWLSRPGERCRQLRVELQLERACHIRYIDIGNSGSAFLQIDVGRSIWPLDKAFATLLPTTTLMSPADARATRNLRGVRMFKEGDFLQEAAAEQWDRLRLTCAQPFNKLQQFGLSFIRVRSAPSEEDEGRRSELQDDGSAPASPLHPTAGSKDPEARSHIEEKLRGKLPRPASPPPACVSRSARMLQLSAAKSRKRSQPVTAPPSPPIPRHGGENGGQLDSPMSSGSCPETLTAKLRPSQKEHVTPGGRRRLKMMEARRRRAQIRKSERHLTAERECAGTAPRSTETDRSVCPICSGHFPAAHLPAHAATCGEAPGSPCIVVSSSDDDWDDIGQRAAAPRRPGSWVQCPLCGFPFQDSEIENHASTCGE; from the exons ATGTGCGGAGCCTCCGGTCGGGCAG CTTCCCGTTGGTTCCTCCGGATGGCGCCGGTCAGAATCCGTCACATCGTGTCCTTCAGCTCCCAG GACCCCAGGCACCCGGCGGAGAACCTGCTGATGGAGGACGGCGTCCAGCCGTGGCTCAGCCGCCCCGGGGAGCGCTGCCGGCAGCTCAGGGTGGAGCTGCAGTTGGAGCGGGCCTGTCACATCCGTTACATTGATATAG ggAACAGTGGTTCGGCCTTCCTGCAGATCGACGTGGGCCGCTCCATCTGGCCCCTGGATAAAGCGTTCGCCACTCTCCTGCCCACGACCACGCTGATGTCACCGGCGGACGCCAGGGCCACGAGGAACCTCAGAGGAGTCCGCATGTTTAAGGAAG GGGACTTCCTCCAGGAGGCGGCGGCGGAGCAGTGGGATCGGCTGCGTCTCACCTGCGCTCAGCCCTTCAACAAGCTGCAGCAGTTCGGCCTGTCCTTCATACGTGTGCGGTCCGCCCCGAGCGAGGAGGACGAGGGCCGGCGCTCCGAGCTTCAG GACGACGGCTCGGCACCAGCCTCACCCCTTCACCCCACAGCGGGCAGCAAGGACCCGGAGGCCCG GAGTCACATTGAGGAGAAACTGCGAGGAAagctcccgcggccggcctcccctccccccgcctGCGTGAGCCGATCTGCCCGCATGCTGCAGCTATCCGCCGCTAAATCCCGGAAACGCAGCCAGCCAGTGACCGCACCCCCAAGCCCGCCCATCCCCCGACACGGCGGGGAGAACGGTGGTCAGCTAGACAGCCCCATGTCATCCG GTTCCTGCCCTGAGACCCTCACGGCGAAGCTCCGCCCCTCACAGAAGGAACACGTGACCCCTGGTGGCCGGCGCAGGCTGAAAATGATGGAGGCCCGAAGAAG GAGAGCGCAGATTCGTAAGAGCGAGAGACACCTGACAGCGGAGAGAGAGTGTGCCGGCACAGCACCGCGCTCCACCGAGACCGACAGAAGCGTCTGTCCAATCTGCTCAG GACACTTCCCCGCCGCTCACCTCCCGGCCCACGCCGCCACCTGCGGAGAAGCGCCCGGATCTCCCTGCATCGTGGTCTCTTCCTCTGATGATGATTGGGATGACATTGGGCAGCGGGCGGCCGCTCCTCGCCGGCCCGGGTCCTGGGTTCAGTGCCCATTGTGCGGCTTCCCTTTTCAGGACAGTGAAATCGAAAACCACGCCAGCACATGTGGAGAGTAG
- the XNDC1N gene encoding protein XNDC1N isoform X3: MCGASASRWFLRMAPVRIRHIVSFSSQDPRHPAENLLMEDGVQPWLSRPGERCRQLRVELQLERACHIRYIDIGNSGSAFLQIDVGRSIWPLDKAFATLLPTTTLMSPADARATRNLRGVRMFKEGDFLQEAAAEQWDRLRLTCAQPFNKLQQFGLSFIRVRSAPSEEDEGRRSELQDDGSAPASPLHPTAGSKDPEARSHIEEKLRGKLPRPASPPPACVSRSARMLQLSAAKSRKRSQPVTAPPSPPIPRHGGENGGQLDSPMSSGSCPETLTAKLRPSQKEHVTPGGRRRLKMMEARRSRRAQIRKSERHLTAERECAGTAPRSTETDRSVCPICSGHFPAAHLPAHAATCGEAPGSPCIVVSSSDDDWDDIGQRAAAPRRPGSWVQCPLCGFPFQDSEIENHASTCGE, from the exons ATGTGCGGAGCCTCCG CTTCCCGTTGGTTCCTCCGGATGGCGCCGGTCAGAATCCGTCACATCGTGTCCTTCAGCTCCCAG GACCCCAGGCACCCGGCGGAGAACCTGCTGATGGAGGACGGCGTCCAGCCGTGGCTCAGCCGCCCCGGGGAGCGCTGCCGGCAGCTCAGGGTGGAGCTGCAGTTGGAGCGGGCCTGTCACATCCGTTACATTGATATAG ggAACAGTGGTTCGGCCTTCCTGCAGATCGACGTGGGCCGCTCCATCTGGCCCCTGGATAAAGCGTTCGCCACTCTCCTGCCCACGACCACGCTGATGTCACCGGCGGACGCCAGGGCCACGAGGAACCTCAGAGGAGTCCGCATGTTTAAGGAAG GGGACTTCCTCCAGGAGGCGGCGGCGGAGCAGTGGGATCGGCTGCGTCTCACCTGCGCTCAGCCCTTCAACAAGCTGCAGCAGTTCGGCCTGTCCTTCATACGTGTGCGGTCCGCCCCGAGCGAGGAGGACGAGGGCCGGCGCTCCGAGCTTCAG GACGACGGCTCGGCACCAGCCTCACCCCTTCACCCCACAGCGGGCAGCAAGGACCCGGAGGCCCG GAGTCACATTGAGGAGAAACTGCGAGGAAagctcccgcggccggcctcccctccccccgcctGCGTGAGCCGATCTGCCCGCATGCTGCAGCTATCCGCCGCTAAATCCCGGAAACGCAGCCAGCCAGTGACCGCACCCCCAAGCCCGCCCATCCCCCGACACGGCGGGGAGAACGGTGGTCAGCTAGACAGCCCCATGTCATCCG GTTCCTGCCCTGAGACCCTCACGGCGAAGCTCCGCCCCTCACAGAAGGAACACGTGACCCCTGGTGGCCGGCGCAGGCTGAAAATGATGGAGGCCCGAAGAA GTAGGAGAGCGCAGATTCGTAAGAGCGAGAGACACCTGACAGCGGAGAGAGAGTGTGCCGGCACAGCACCGCGCTCCACCGAGACCGACAGAAGCGTCTGTCCAATCTGCTCAG GACACTTCCCCGCCGCTCACCTCCCGGCCCACGCCGCCACCTGCGGAGAAGCGCCCGGATCTCCCTGCATCGTGGTCTCTTCCTCTGATGATGATTGGGATGACATTGGGCAGCGGGCGGCCGCTCCTCGCCGGCCCGGGTCCTGGGTTCAGTGCCCATTGTGCGGCTTCCCTTTTCAGGACAGTGAAATCGAAAACCACGCCAGCACATGTGGAGAGTAG
- the XNDC1N gene encoding protein XNDC1N isoform X1 → MCGASGRAASRWFLRMAPVRIRHIVSFSSQDPRHPAENLLMEDGVQPWLSRPGERCRQLRVELQLERACHIRYIDIGNSGSAFLQIDVGRSIWPLDKAFATLLPTTTLMSPADARATRNLRGVRMFKEGDFLQEAAAEQWDRLRLTCAQPFNKLQQFGLSFIRVRSAPSEEDEGRRSELQDDGSAPASPLHPTAGSKDPEARSHIEEKLRGKLPRPASPPPACVSRSARMLQLSAAKSRKRSQPVTAPPSPPIPRHGGENGGQLDSPMSSGSCPETLTAKLRPSQKEHVTPGGRRRLKMMEARRSRRAQIRKSERHLTAERECAGTAPRSTETDRSVCPICSGHFPAAHLPAHAATCGEAPGSPCIVVSSSDDDWDDIGQRAAAPRRPGSWVQCPLCGFPFQDSEIENHASTCGE, encoded by the exons ATGTGCGGAGCCTCCGGTCGGGCAG CTTCCCGTTGGTTCCTCCGGATGGCGCCGGTCAGAATCCGTCACATCGTGTCCTTCAGCTCCCAG GACCCCAGGCACCCGGCGGAGAACCTGCTGATGGAGGACGGCGTCCAGCCGTGGCTCAGCCGCCCCGGGGAGCGCTGCCGGCAGCTCAGGGTGGAGCTGCAGTTGGAGCGGGCCTGTCACATCCGTTACATTGATATAG ggAACAGTGGTTCGGCCTTCCTGCAGATCGACGTGGGCCGCTCCATCTGGCCCCTGGATAAAGCGTTCGCCACTCTCCTGCCCACGACCACGCTGATGTCACCGGCGGACGCCAGGGCCACGAGGAACCTCAGAGGAGTCCGCATGTTTAAGGAAG GGGACTTCCTCCAGGAGGCGGCGGCGGAGCAGTGGGATCGGCTGCGTCTCACCTGCGCTCAGCCCTTCAACAAGCTGCAGCAGTTCGGCCTGTCCTTCATACGTGTGCGGTCCGCCCCGAGCGAGGAGGACGAGGGCCGGCGCTCCGAGCTTCAG GACGACGGCTCGGCACCAGCCTCACCCCTTCACCCCACAGCGGGCAGCAAGGACCCGGAGGCCCG GAGTCACATTGAGGAGAAACTGCGAGGAAagctcccgcggccggcctcccctccccccgcctGCGTGAGCCGATCTGCCCGCATGCTGCAGCTATCCGCCGCTAAATCCCGGAAACGCAGCCAGCCAGTGACCGCACCCCCAAGCCCGCCCATCCCCCGACACGGCGGGGAGAACGGTGGTCAGCTAGACAGCCCCATGTCATCCG GTTCCTGCCCTGAGACCCTCACGGCGAAGCTCCGCCCCTCACAGAAGGAACACGTGACCCCTGGTGGCCGGCGCAGGCTGAAAATGATGGAGGCCCGAAGAA GTAGGAGAGCGCAGATTCGTAAGAGCGAGAGACACCTGACAGCGGAGAGAGAGTGTGCCGGCACAGCACCGCGCTCCACCGAGACCGACAGAAGCGTCTGTCCAATCTGCTCAG GACACTTCCCCGCCGCTCACCTCCCGGCCCACGCCGCCACCTGCGGAGAAGCGCCCGGATCTCCCTGCATCGTGGTCTCTTCCTCTGATGATGATTGGGATGACATTGGGCAGCGGGCGGCCGCTCCTCGCCGGCCCGGGTCCTGGGTTCAGTGCCCATTGTGCGGCTTCCCTTTTCAGGACAGTGAAATCGAAAACCACGCCAGCACATGTGGAGAGTAG
- the XNDC1N gene encoding protein XNDC1N isoform X4, which produces MAPVRIRHIVSFSSQDPRHPAENLLMEDGVQPWLSRPGERCRQLRVELQLERACHIRYIDIGNSGSAFLQIDVGRSIWPLDKAFATLLPTTTLMSPADARATRNLRGVRMFKEGDFLQEAAAEQWDRLRLTCAQPFNKLQQFGLSFIRVRSAPSEEDEGRRSELQDDGSAPASPLHPTAGSKDPEARSHIEEKLRGKLPRPASPPPACVSRSARMLQLSAAKSRKRSQPVTAPPSPPIPRHGGENGGQLDSPMSSGSCPETLTAKLRPSQKEHVTPGGRRRLKMMEARRSRRAQIRKSERHLTAERECAGTAPRSTETDRSVCPICSGHFPAAHLPAHAATCGEAPGSPCIVVSSSDDDWDDIGQRAAAPRRPGSWVQCPLCGFPFQDSEIENHASTCGE; this is translated from the exons ATGGCGCCGGTCAGAATCCGTCACATCGTGTCCTTCAGCTCCCAG GACCCCAGGCACCCGGCGGAGAACCTGCTGATGGAGGACGGCGTCCAGCCGTGGCTCAGCCGCCCCGGGGAGCGCTGCCGGCAGCTCAGGGTGGAGCTGCAGTTGGAGCGGGCCTGTCACATCCGTTACATTGATATAG ggAACAGTGGTTCGGCCTTCCTGCAGATCGACGTGGGCCGCTCCATCTGGCCCCTGGATAAAGCGTTCGCCACTCTCCTGCCCACGACCACGCTGATGTCACCGGCGGACGCCAGGGCCACGAGGAACCTCAGAGGAGTCCGCATGTTTAAGGAAG GGGACTTCCTCCAGGAGGCGGCGGCGGAGCAGTGGGATCGGCTGCGTCTCACCTGCGCTCAGCCCTTCAACAAGCTGCAGCAGTTCGGCCTGTCCTTCATACGTGTGCGGTCCGCCCCGAGCGAGGAGGACGAGGGCCGGCGCTCCGAGCTTCAG GACGACGGCTCGGCACCAGCCTCACCCCTTCACCCCACAGCGGGCAGCAAGGACCCGGAGGCCCG GAGTCACATTGAGGAGAAACTGCGAGGAAagctcccgcggccggcctcccctccccccgcctGCGTGAGCCGATCTGCCCGCATGCTGCAGCTATCCGCCGCTAAATCCCGGAAACGCAGCCAGCCAGTGACCGCACCCCCAAGCCCGCCCATCCCCCGACACGGCGGGGAGAACGGTGGTCAGCTAGACAGCCCCATGTCATCCG GTTCCTGCCCTGAGACCCTCACGGCGAAGCTCCGCCCCTCACAGAAGGAACACGTGACCCCTGGTGGCCGGCGCAGGCTGAAAATGATGGAGGCCCGAAGAA GTAGGAGAGCGCAGATTCGTAAGAGCGAGAGACACCTGACAGCGGAGAGAGAGTGTGCCGGCACAGCACCGCGCTCCACCGAGACCGACAGAAGCGTCTGTCCAATCTGCTCAG GACACTTCCCCGCCGCTCACCTCCCGGCCCACGCCGCCACCTGCGGAGAAGCGCCCGGATCTCCCTGCATCGTGGTCTCTTCCTCTGATGATGATTGGGATGACATTGGGCAGCGGGCGGCCGCTCCTCGCCGGCCCGGGTCCTGGGTTCAGTGCCCATTGTGCGGCTTCCCTTTTCAGGACAGTGAAATCGAAAACCACGCCAGCACATGTGGAGAGTAG